The Winogradskyella schleiferi genome has a window encoding:
- the rpoB gene encoding DNA-directed RNA polymerase subunit beta, translated as MLAKKAERINFSSIVNRTDYPDFLDIQIKSFQDFFQLETKSEERGTEGLYNTFMENFPITDTRNQFVLEFLDYFIDPPRYSIEECIERGLTYSVPLKARLKLYCTDPEHEDFETIVQDVYLGTIPYMTPSGTFCINGAERVVVSQLHRSPGVFFSQSFHANGTKLYSARVIPFKGSWIEFATDINSVMYAYIDRKKKLPVTTLFRAIGFERDKDILEIFDLAEEVKVSKSGLKKVIGRKLAARVLNTWHEDFVDEDTGEVVSIERNEIVLDRDTEIDKDNIEEILEAEVKTILLHKESAQQGDYAIIHNTLQKDPTNSEKEAVEHIYRQLRNAEPPDEETARGIIDKLFFSDQRYSLGEVGRYRMNKKLQLDIGMDKQVLTKEDIITIIKYLIELINSKAEIDDIDHLSNRRVRTVGEQLSSQFGVGLARMARTIRERMNVRDNEVFTPIDLINAKTLSSVINSFFGTNQLSQFMDQTNPLAEITHKRRLSALGPGGLSRERAGFEVRDVHYTHYGRLCPIETPEGPNIGLISSLSVFAKVNAMGFIETPYRKVENGVVDIKNAPTYLSAEEEEDMLIAQATIKVDDKGKILADKIISRQEGDFPVIDPSNVNYTDVAPNQIASISASLIPFLEHDDANRALMGSNMMRQAVPLLRPEAPIVGTGLERQVASDSRVLINAEGAGTVEYVDAEKITIKYERTDEAAMVSFDSDTKTYPLVKFRKTNQGTSINLKPIVVKGDKVVKGQVLCEGYATENGELALGRNMKVAFMPWKGYNFEDAIVISEKVVREDVFTSIHIDEYSLEVRDTKLGNEELTNDIPNVSEEATKDLDENGMIRIGAEIKPGDILIGKITPKGESDPTPEEKLLRAIFGDKAGDVKDASLKASPSLNGVVIDKKLFARAVKDKRKRAQDKEDIEKLEDAYDNRFDDLKSIVVEKLFNIVNGKTAQGIYNDLGEEIIPKGKKYTLKMLNAVDDYTHLTSGKWTTDDHTNELVADLIHNYKIKENDLQGALRREKFTISVGDELPAGIIKLAKVYIAKKRKLKVGDKMAGRHGNKGIVARIVRQEDMPFLEDGTPVDIVLNPLGVPSRMNIGQIYETVLGWAGKDLGRKYATPIFDGATLDQINEYTDEAGIPRFGHTYLYDGGTGDRFDQPATVGVIYMIKLGHMIDDKMHARSIGPYSLITQQPLGGKAQFGGQRFGEMEVWALEAYGASSTLREILTVKSDDVIGRAKTYEAIVKGEPMPEPGLPESFNVLMHELKGLGLDIRLEE; from the coding sequence ATGTTAGCAAAAAAGGCTGAAAGAATTAATTTCTCTTCTATTGTAAATAGAACAGATTACCCAGACTTTTTGGATATCCAAATTAAATCCTTCCAGGATTTTTTCCAATTAGAAACAAAGTCAGAAGAAAGAGGTACTGAAGGTTTGTACAACACCTTCATGGAGAACTTCCCAATAACAGACACGCGTAATCAATTCGTACTAGAATTTTTAGATTACTTTATTGATCCTCCAAGATATTCTATAGAAGAATGTATTGAAAGAGGGTTAACTTACAGTGTGCCTTTAAAAGCAAGATTGAAGTTGTATTGTACAGATCCAGAACATGAGGATTTTGAAACTATCGTTCAGGATGTATATTTAGGTACTATTCCTTACATGACACCTAGTGGTACATTTTGTATCAATGGTGCAGAACGTGTAGTGGTTTCTCAGTTACACAGATCGCCTGGTGTTTTCTTTAGCCAGTCTTTCCATGCCAATGGAACTAAATTATATTCGGCAAGAGTAATTCCTTTCAAAGGATCTTGGATAGAATTTGCTACAGACATTAATAGTGTAATGTATGCTTACATTGATAGAAAGAAAAAGTTACCTGTTACTACTTTGTTCAGAGCCATTGGTTTTGAACGTGATAAAGATATTTTAGAGATTTTTGACCTTGCTGAAGAAGTAAAGGTTTCGAAATCTGGATTAAAGAAAGTTATCGGTCGTAAGTTAGCTGCTCGTGTATTGAATACATGGCACGAGGATTTCGTTGATGAAGATACTGGTGAAGTAGTATCTATTGAACGTAACGAAATTGTATTGGATCGTGATACCGAAATCGATAAAGATAATATTGAAGAAATTCTTGAAGCTGAAGTTAAAACGATTCTTTTACATAAAGAAAGTGCGCAACAAGGCGATTACGCAATTATCCATAATACATTACAAAAAGATCCAACAAACTCTGAAAAAGAAGCTGTTGAGCACATCTACCGTCAATTACGTAATGCTGAGCCGCCAGATGAGGAAACGGCTCGTGGTATAATTGACAAATTATTCTTTTCTGACCAACGTTACTCTTTAGGTGAAGTAGGTCGTTACAGAATGAACAAGAAATTACAGTTGGATATTGGAATGGATAAGCAAGTGCTTACTAAAGAAGATATCATAACTATTATTAAATATTTAATTGAGTTAATTAACTCTAAAGCAGAGATTGATGATATCGATCACTTATCTAATCGTCGTGTACGTACAGTAGGTGAGCAGTTATCTTCTCAGTTTGGTGTTGGTTTAGCACGTATGGCTCGTACTATTCGTGAGCGTATGAACGTTCGTGATAACGAAGTGTTTACACCAATAGATTTAATTAATGCGAAGACGCTATCGTCTGTTATTAATTCTTTCTTTGGAACGAATCAGCTATCTCAATTTATGGATCAAACGAATCCTTTGGCGGAGATTACGCATAAACGTCGTCTGTCAGCATTAGGACCAGGTGGTTTATCAAGAGAAAGAGCAGGTTTCGAGGTACGTGATGTTCATTATACACATTACGGACGTTTATGTCCTATTGAAACACCAGAAGGACCAAACATTGGTTTAATTTCTTCTTTATCTGTATTTGCGAAAGTAAATGCGATGGGCTTTATTGAAACGCCTTATCGTAAAGTAGAAAATGGTGTTGTAGATATTAAAAATGCACCAACATATCTAAGTGCCGAAGAAGAGGAAGATATGCTAATTGCACAAGCAACGATCAAAGTAGATGACAAAGGAAAAATATTAGCAGATAAAATTATTTCTCGTCAAGAAGGTGATTTCCCTGTTATTGATCCTTCAAATGTTAACTATACCGATGTTGCACCTAACCAAATTGCCTCTATTTCAGCATCATTAATTCCATTCTTGGAACATGATGATGCCAACCGTGCATTAATGGGATCTAACATGATGCGTCAGGCTGTACCTTTATTACGTCCTGAAGCGCCAATTGTTGGTACAGGTTTAGAACGTCAAGTAGCATCAGATTCTAGAGTATTGATCAATGCTGAAGGTGCTGGAACAGTAGAATATGTAGATGCTGAAAAAATCACGATTAAGTACGAACGTACTGACGAAGCTGCAATGGTTAGTTTTGATAGTGATACTAAAACTTATCCTTTAGTTAAATTTAGAAAAACAAACCAAGGAACTTCTATCAACTTAAAGCCTATTGTTGTGAAAGGTGATAAGGTTGTAAAAGGTCAAGTCCTTTGTGAAGGTTATGCAACCGAAAATGGTGAATTAGCGCTTGGTAGAAATATGAAAGTAGCCTTTATGCCTTGGAAAGGGTATAACTTTGAGGATGCGATTGTAATTTCTGAAAAAGTAGTAAGGGAGGATGTATTTACATCTATTCATATCGATGAATATTCATTGGAAGTTAGAGATACCAAATTAGGTAACGAAGAATTAACTAACGATATTCCTAACGTTTCGGAAGAAGCAACTAAAGATTTAGATGAAAATGGTATGATTCGCATTGGTGCGGAAATCAAGCCAGGTGATATCTTAATTGGTAAAATTACACCAAAAGGGGAATCAGATCCAACGCCTGAAGAAAAACTGCTTCGTGCCATCTTTGGTGATAAAGCAGGTGATGTTAAGGATGCGTCTTTAAAAGCGTCTCCTTCATTGAATGGTGTTGTTATCGATAAGAAATTATTTGCTAGAGCGGTAAAAGATAAGCGCAAAAGAGCACAAGACAAAGAAGATATCGAAAAGCTGGAAGATGCTTACGATAACAGATTTGATGATCTTAAAAGTATCGTAGTTGAAAAATTATTCAACATCGTTAACGGAAAAACAGCTCAAGGAATTTATAATGATTTAGGAGAGGAAATTATTCCAAAAGGTAAAAAATATACCTTAAAGATGTTAAATGCTGTAGATGATTATACGCATTTAACCTCTGGAAAATGGACAACTGATGATCATACAAATGAACTTGTTGCAGATTTAATCCACAACTATAAGATAAAGGAAAATGATCTTCAAGGGGCTTTAAGACGTGAGAAGTTTACTATCTCTGTTGGTGATGAGCTACCGGCTGGTATTATTAAATTGGCTAAGGTTTACATCGCTAAGAAACGTAAACTTAAAGTTGGTGATAAAATGGCAGGTCGTCACGGTAACAAAGGTATTGTGGCTCGTATCGTTCGTCAAGAAGATATGCCTTTCTTAGAGGATGGAACTCCAGTTGATATTGTATTGAATCCACTTGGTGTACCTTCTCGTATGAATATTGGTCAAATCTATGAAACTGTTCTAGGTTGGGCTGGTAAAGATTTAGGAAGAAAGTATGCGACTCCAATTTTCGATGGTGCAACTTTAGATCAGATTAATGAATATACAGATGAAGCTGGTATTCCAAGATTCGGTCATACCTATTTATATGATGGTGGAACAGGTGATCGTTTCGATCAACCAGCTACAGTTGGTGTCATCTACATGATTAAACTGGGTCACATGATTGACGATAAGATGCACGCACGTTCTATTGGACCTTACTCTTTAATTACGCAACAGCCGTTAGGTGGTAAAGCACAATTTGGTGGACAGCGTTTTGGAGAGATGGAAGTCTGGGCACTTGAAGCTTATGGCGCATCAAGTACACTACGTGAGATCTTAACTGTAAAATCAGATGACGTGATTGGTAGAGCAAAAACTTACGAAGCAATCGTTAAGGGAGAGCCAATGCCAGAACCAGGATTACCGGAATCTTTTAATGTACTTATGCACGAATTAAAAGGTTTAGGATTAGATATTAGATTAGAAGAATAA
- the rplL gene encoding 50S ribosomal protein L7/L12, translating to MADLKDFAEQLVNLTVKEVNELATILKDEYGIEPAAAAVAMAGPAAGGGEAAEEQTEFDVILTAAGGSKLAVVKLVKELTGLGLKDAKGLVDDAPSPIKEGVAKDEAEALKAQLEEAGAEVELK from the coding sequence ATGGCAGATTTAAAAGATTTCGCAGAACAATTAGTTAACCTTACAGTAAAAGAAGTTAACGAATTAGCAACTATATTAAAAGATGAGTATGGTATTGAGCCTGCAGCTGCTGCTGTAGCTATGGCTGGTCCTGCTGCTGGTGGTGGAGAAGCTGCTGAGGAGCAAACTGAATTCGATGTTATCTTAACAGCTGCAGGTGGTTCTAAACTAGCTGTAGTAAAATTAGTTAAGGAATTAACTGGTTTAGGTTTAAAAGATGCTAAAGGTTTAGTTGATGATGCACCAAGCCCAATTAAGGAAGGTGTAGCAAAAGACGAAGCTGAAGCATTGAAAGCTCAGTTAGAAGAAGCTGGAGCTGAGGTGGAGCTTAAGTAA
- the rplJ gene encoding 50S ribosomal protein L10 gives MTREEKSQVIEELTAQLADNTNIYLTDISGLDAATTSNLRRACFKSNIKLAVVKNTLLEKAMDASDKEFGDLPTTLKGNTSVMYSETGNAPAKVIKEFRKKSEKPLLKGAFIEESIYIGDDLLDALVDIKSREELIGDIVGLLQSPAKNVISALKSSGGTIAGIVKTLSEREG, from the coding sequence ATGACAAGAGAAGAAAAATCCCAAGTAATTGAAGAGTTGACTGCTCAATTAGCAGATAATACAAATATCTATTTAACGGATATTTCTGGATTAGATGCAGCAACAACTTCAAATTTAAGAAGAGCGTGTTTCAAGTCTAACATAAAGTTAGCCGTTGTTAAGAATACACTTTTAGAGAAAGCAATGGATGCATCGGACAAAGAATTCGGTGATTTACCAACGACTTTAAAAGGCAATACATCAGTAATGTATTCTGAAACAGGAAACGCACCTGCTAAAGTAATTAAAGAATTCCGCAAGAAATCTGAAAAGCCTTTATTAAAAGGAGCTTTCATTGAGGAGTCTATTTACATCGGCGACGATTTACTGGATGCATTAGTAGATATTAAGTCGAGAGAGGAACTTATTGGCGACATTGTAGGATTGTTACAATCTCCAGCTAAAAACGTTATCTCTGCGCTTAAATCTAGTGGTGGAACTATCGCAGGTATCGTTAAAACATTATCCGAAAGAGAAGGATAA
- the rplA gene encoding 50S ribosomal protein L1 — protein MARLTKKKKEAQAKVDNNKIYSLEEASALLKEITYTKFDASIDLAIRLGVDPRKANQMVRGVVSLPHGTGKDMKVLALVTPDKEEEAKEAGADYVGLDEYLQKIKDGWTDVDVIVTMPSIMGKLGPLGRVLGPRGLMPNPKTGTVTMDVAKAVAEVKAGKIDFKVDKTGIVHAPIGKASFSEDKIVGNAKELLSTIMKLKPTASKGVYVKSIYMSSTMSPSIAIDTKIG, from the coding sequence ATGGCAAGATTAACAAAGAAGAAAAAAGAGGCACAAGCAAAGGTAGATAATAACAAAATTTACTCTTTAGAAGAAGCTTCAGCATTACTAAAAGAGATTACATACACAAAGTTTGATGCTTCTATCGATTTAGCAATCAGATTAGGTGTAGATCCACGTAAAGCCAATCAAATGGTTCGTGGTGTAGTTTCGTTACCACACGGTACAGGTAAAGATATGAAGGTTCTTGCACTTGTAACTCCAGATAAAGAAGAAGAAGCTAAAGAAGCTGGCGCTGATTATGTTGGGTTAGATGAATACTTACAGAAAATTAAAGATGGTTGGACAGACGTTGACGTTATCGTTACTATGCCAAGCATTATGGGTAAGTTAGGACCGTTAGGTAGAGTATTAGGACCAAGAGGTCTTATGCCAAACCCTAAGACCGGAACAGTAACTATGGACGTAGCTAAAGCAGTTGCGGAAGTAAAAGCTGGTAAGATAGATTTTAAAGTAGATAAAACAGGAATTGTACATGCACCAATTGGTAAAGCTTCATTTAGTGAAGACAAGATTGTGGGCAATGCAAAAGAATTATTATCTACAATCATGAAGTTAAAGCCAACTGCTTCAAAAGGAGTTTATGTAAAGAGCATTTATATGTCTAGTACCATGAGTCCAAGTATAGCAATTGACACAAAAATAGGATAG
- the rplK gene encoding 50S ribosomal protein L11, with amino-acid sequence MAKEIDKVVKLQVRGGAANPSPPVGPALGAAGVNIMEFCKQFNARTQDRPGKVLPVVISVFKDKSFDFVIKTPPAAVQLLEAAKVKKGSGEPNRRKVAKVTWDQVKAIAQDKMVDLNAFEIGSAMKMVAGTARSMGITVKGGEAPN; translated from the coding sequence ATGGCAAAAGAAATAGACAAAGTAGTTAAGCTACAAGTTCGGGGAGGTGCTGCGAATCCATCGCCACCGGTAGGACCCGCTTTAGGTGCCGCTGGAGTAAATATCATGGAGTTCTGTAAGCAATTTAATGCTAGAACACAAGATAGACCAGGTAAAGTATTACCTGTGGTAATTTCGGTTTTCAAAGACAAATCATTTGACTTTGTAATCAAAACTCCACCAGCAGCAGTACAATTATTAGAAGCGGCCAAAGTAAAGAAAGGATCAGGAGAACCAAACCGACGTAAAGTAGCAAAAGTAACTTGGGATCAAGTTAAAGCGATTGCTCAAGACAAAATGGTAGATTTAAACGCCTTTGAAATCGGATCAGCTATGAAAATGGTTGCCGGTACAGCAAGATCGATGGGTATCACTGTTAAAGGAGGAGAAGCTCCAAACTAA
- the nusG gene encoding transcription termination/antitermination protein NusG encodes MSDKKWYVVRAVSGQENKIKSYIENEISRLGLEDFVDQVLVPTEKVIQIRNGKKINKEKVYFPGYIMVQANLSGEIPHIIKSITNVIGFLGETKGGDPVPLRQSEVNRMLGKVDELSVEADANVAIPFTKGETVKVIDGPFNGFDGTIEKINEEKRKLEVMVKIFGRKTPLELSYMQVEKV; translated from the coding sequence ATGTCTGATAAAAAATGGTATGTTGTTAGAGCGGTAAGCGGTCAAGAAAATAAAATCAAAAGCTATATTGAAAATGAGATTTCAAGATTAGGTTTAGAAGATTTTGTTGATCAAGTCTTAGTGCCAACAGAAAAAGTAATCCAAATTCGTAACGGAAAGAAAATAAACAAAGAGAAAGTTTATTTTCCGGGTTACATTATGGTTCAAGCTAATTTAAGTGGTGAGATTCCTCATATTATTAAATCAATTACAAATGTTATTGGTTTCTTAGGTGAAACAAAAGGTGGTGACCCTGTACCTTTAAGACAATCTGAAGTAAATAGGATGTTAGGTAAAGTAGATGAATTGTCTGTAGAAGCTGATGCTAACGTAGCGATTCCATTTACAAAAGGGGAGACTGTAAAAGTTATCGATGGACCATTCAATGGTTTTGATGGTACTATCGAAAAGATTAATGAAGAAAAGCGTAAGCTTGAGGTAATGGTAAAGATTTTCGGAAGAAAGACACCATTAGAGTTAAGTTATATGCAAGTAGAAAAAGTTTAA
- the secE gene encoding preprotein translocase subunit SecE has product MAGLITYIKESFEELKNNVSWTPWPEAQKLTVIVAVFSIIFSLAIWGVDTVFSRAVKAYFEMIH; this is encoded by the coding sequence ATGGCAGGATTAATCACATATATAAAGGAATCGTTTGAAGAGTTAAAGAATAACGTGTCTTGGACACCTTGGCCAGAAGCTCAAAAGTTAACAGTTATTGTTGCTGTGTTTTCAATTATATTTTCATTGGCCATTTGGGGAGTTGATACTGTTTTTAGTAGAGCGGTAAAGGCTTATTTTGAAATGATTCACTAA
- the tuf gene encoding elongation factor Tu: protein MAKATFDRSKPHLNIGTIGHVDHGKTTLTAAITKVLADAGLSEARSFDQIDNAPEEKERGITINTSHVEYATANRHYAHVDCPGHADYVKNMVTGAAQMDGAILVVAATDGPMPQTREHILLGRQVGIPRIVVFMNKVDMVDDEELLELVEMEIRDLLSFYEYDGDNGPVVAGSALGALNGEQKWVDTVMELMKSVDEWIEEPERDMDKPFLMPIEDVFSITGRGTVATGRIETGVANTGDPVEIIGMGAEKLTSTITGIEMFRQILDRGEAGDNAGILLRGIEKSQISRGMVITKPGSVTPHAKFKAEVYILKKEEGGRHTPFHNNYRPQFYVRTTDVTGNIQLPDGVEMVMPGDNLTITVELINTIAMNVGLRFAIREGGRTVGAGQVTEILD from the coding sequence ATGGCAAAGGCAACTTTCGATCGTTCAAAACCACACTTAAACATTGGTACTATTGGACACGTAGATCACGGTAAAACAACTTTAACTGCTGCTATTACTAAAGTATTAGCTGATGCAGGTTTATCTGAAGCAAGATCATTTGATCAAATTGATAATGCACCAGAAGAAAAAGAAAGAGGTATAACAATTAATACTTCTCACGTAGAATATGCAACTGCAAATCGTCATTACGCTCACGTTGACTGTCCAGGTCACGCGGATTACGTAAAGAACATGGTTACAGGTGCTGCTCAAATGGATGGTGCTATCTTAGTTGTTGCTGCAACAGATGGTCCTATGCCACAAACTCGTGAGCATATCTTACTTGGTCGTCAGGTAGGTATTCCTCGTATCGTTGTATTCATGAATAAAGTGGATATGGTTGATGATGAAGAGTTATTAGAATTGGTTGAAATGGAAATCAGAGACTTATTATCATTCTACGAATATGATGGTGATAATGGTCCTGTAGTAGCAGGTTCTGCTTTAGGTGCACTTAACGGTGAGCAAAAGTGGGTTGATACTGTAATGGAATTAATGAAGAGCGTAGATGAGTGGATTGAAGAGCCAGAAAGAGATATGGACAAGCCATTCTTAATGCCTATTGAAGATGTATTCTCAATTACAGGTCGTGGTACTGTTGCAACTGGTCGTATTGAAACTGGTGTAGCTAACACAGGTGATCCAGTTGAGATTATCGGTATGGGTGCTGAGAAATTAACATCTACTATTACAGGTATCGAAATGTTCCGTCAAATATTAGATAGAGGTGAAGCTGGTGATAACGCTGGTATCTTATTAAGAGGTATTGAGAAATCTCAAATCTCTAGAGGTATGGTAATTACTAAGCCAGGTTCGGTAACACCACACGCTAAGTTTAAAGCTGAGGTTTATATCCTTAAAAAAGAAGAAGGTGGACGTCACACGCCATTCCATAACAACTACCGTCCTCAGTTCTACGTGCGTACAACTGATGTAACTGGAAACATCCAATTACCTGATGGAGTTGAAATGGTAATGCCTGGAGATAACTTAACAATTACAGTTGAGTTGATTAACACAATTGCAATGAACGTAGGTTTACGTTTCGCTATCCGTGAAGGTGGTAGAACAGTTGGTGCTGGTCAGGTTACTGAGATTTTAGACTAA
- a CDS encoding HPF/RaiA family ribosome-associated protein — protein sequence MKVNTQSVNFTADSKLINFIQKRMDKLDMFYDKIIQSDVYLKVQKTSDKENKIFEVKLNVPGDSFVVKKQCKTFEEGADAAIASLGRQIKKRKEKLRAHS from the coding sequence ATGAAAGTAAACACTCAATCCGTAAATTTTACAGCAGATAGTAAGTTGATAAATTTTATTCAGAAGCGTATGGATAAATTAGATATGTTTTATGATAAAATAATTCAATCCGATGTATATTTAAAAGTTCAGAAAACAAGTGATAAAGAAAATAAAATATTTGAAGTTAAATTAAATGTACCAGGAGATAGTTTTGTTGTAAAGAAACAATGTAAAACATTTGAAGAAGGTGCTGATGCGGCTATTGCCTCTTTGGGAAGACAGATTAAAAAGCGAAAAGAAAAATTAAGAGCACATAGTTAA
- a CDS encoding tyrosine-type recombinase/integrase: MSIKAFSEYLLLEKKYSKHTVLAYTRDIENFQNFLNLNHDSQDLGKVGYSEIRQWIVELVDSNISNRTINRKVSSLNTYFKFLLKTEDVRVNPLKQHKALKVGKKVQLPFSEQELKTVLEVAIEVHDFESARNHFIIELFYATGIRRIELVNLRLVDIDKGNTQIKVLGKRNKERYIPLIESLSKSLNCYLDYRKNLPIIEDKEILFLTKNGLKVYEKLVYRIINKYFSQASTKAKCSPHVLRHSFATHLLNQGADLNTVKELLGHTSLAATQVYTHSSITELKKVHAKAHPRNQP; encoded by the coding sequence ATGAGTATAAAAGCCTTTTCAGAATATTTATTATTGGAGAAGAAGTATTCTAAGCATACTGTTTTAGCCTACACTCGTGATATCGAAAATTTTCAAAACTTTTTAAATCTAAATCACGATTCTCAAGATTTAGGAAAAGTTGGCTATTCTGAAATTAGACAATGGATTGTAGAATTGGTAGATAGCAATATTTCCAACCGAACAATAAACAGAAAAGTTTCTTCATTAAACACATATTTTAAATTTTTGCTCAAAACCGAAGATGTTCGGGTTAATCCCTTAAAACAACACAAAGCATTAAAAGTAGGAAAGAAAGTGCAGTTGCCTTTTTCTGAACAAGAATTGAAAACCGTTTTGGAAGTCGCTATCGAAGTCCATGATTTTGAAAGTGCCAGAAATCATTTCATTATTGAGTTGTTCTATGCCACAGGAATTAGACGTATCGAACTCGTAAATTTGAGACTCGTAGATATCGATAAAGGTAATACCCAAATAAAAGTATTAGGTAAAAGAAATAAGGAAAGATATATTCCCTTAATAGAATCCTTGTCCAAGTCTCTAAACTGCTATTTAGATTATCGAAAGAATTTACCTATCATAGAAGATAAAGAGATACTATTTTTAACTAAAAATGGTCTTAAAGTTTACGAAAAGCTTGTTTACAGAATAATAAATAAGTATTTTAGTCAAGCATCTACGAAGGCAAAATGCAGCCCTCATGTATTAAGGCATTCGTTTGCAACGCACTTGTTAAACCAAGGTGCGGATTTAAATACAGTAAAAGAACTTCTTGGGCATACAAGTTTAGCAGCGACGCAAGTGTATACGCATAGCAGTATAACAGAATTAAAAAAAGTACATGCTAAAGCACATCCAAGAAACCAACCATAG
- a CDS encoding alpha-amylase, producing the protein MKYYKLIGMACLMLFLFTCSKDEIINEEQSVKPIETNIDYFKRAGLKPIGSGVMMQAFYWDVPAGGTWWNTINSKVADWSNSGIDAIWLPPVSKAQNGPFSMGYDPFDYFDFGEYNQMGSTETRFGSRTELTNMINTAHQNGLNVIADIVINHNSGGASEANPYTGGNTWTDFNPMSGNFYRSATDFHANNIHSNDSGAFGGFPDLCHNQTYVQDWLWKNPNSVAKYYRDVIGFDGWRFDYVKGFEPWVVKAWKDEVGGFSVGELWDSNVSLLDSWTSSAEASAFDFACYYKMKDAFMGNNLNALNDNMLWKQNASRAVTFVTNHDTDEIINNKILAYAYILTHEGYPTIFYKDYEEWLNKERLNNLIWIHNNLAGGSTNILHADTDEYVARRNGYNNSGLVVYINNSNLWKERWIETNWSNTVIKDYTGHSSWEPTTQYGKWVKIQAPPKSYSVWSVK; encoded by the coding sequence ATGAAATATTACAAACTTATCGGCATGGCTTGTTTAATGCTATTTCTTTTCACTTGTAGCAAAGACGAAATTATTAATGAAGAACAATCTGTAAAACCAATTGAAACTAATATTGACTATTTTAAACGTGCTGGGCTAAAACCAATCGGTTCAGGCGTAATGATGCAAGCATTTTATTGGGATGTTCCAGCAGGAGGTACGTGGTGGAACACCATAAATTCCAAAGTGGCAGATTGGAGTAATTCAGGAATCGATGCTATTTGGCTTCCGCCAGTTTCAAAAGCACAAAACGGACCTTTTTCTATGGGTTACGACCCTTTCGATTATTTCGATTTTGGCGAATACAATCAAATGGGAAGTACTGAAACACGTTTTGGTTCCCGAACGGAGTTAACTAATATGATAAATACGGCACATCAAAATGGGTTGAATGTTATTGCAGACATAGTAATTAATCATAACAGTGGTGGAGCTAGTGAAGCTAATCCATATACAGGTGGCAATACTTGGACGGACTTTAATCCAATGTCGGGAAATTTTTACCGCTCGGCTACTGATTTTCATGCTAATAATATTCACTCTAACGATAGTGGTGCATTTGGTGGTTTTCCAGATTTATGTCACAATCAAACTTACGTTCAGGATTGGTTATGGAAAAACCCAAATAGCGTGGCAAAATATTACAGAGATGTTATAGGTTTTGATGGCTGGCGTTTCGATTACGTAAAAGGTTTTGAACCATGGGTTGTTAAAGCCTGGAAAGATGAGGTTGGTGGTTTTTCAGTTGGAGAACTATGGGACAGTAATGTATCTTTATTAGATTCTTGGACGAGTTCAGCAGAAGCAAGCGCTTTTGATTTTGCCTGTTACTATAAGATGAAAGATGCTTTTATGGGAAATAATCTAAACGCTTTAAATGATAACATGCTATGGAAACAAAATGCTTCCAGAGCAGTAACGTTTGTCACGAACCATGATACAGATGAAATCATTAATAATAAAATTTTAGCGTATGCCTATATCCTAACACATGAAGGTTATCCAACTATATTTTACAAGGATTATGAAGAGTGGTTAAATAAAGAACGATTAAATAATTTAATCTGGATACATAATAATTTGGCAGGTGGTTCCACAAATATATTACATGCAGATACAGATGAATATGTAGCAAGAAGAAATGGGTATAACAATTCAGGCCTTGTAGTCTATATTAATAATTCAAATTTGTGGAAAGAACGATGGATAGAAACCAATTGGTCCAATACGGTAATAAAAGATTATACAGGCCATTCCAGTTGGGAGCCAACCACACAATATGGAAAATGGGTCAAAATCCAAGCACCACCCAAGAGCTATTCTGTATGGTCCGTGAAATAA